A single genomic interval of Oryza sativa Japonica Group chromosome 7, ASM3414082v1 harbors:
- the LOC4343234 gene encoding uncharacterized protein isoform X2: protein MSIACCLPVVECVYCLACARWACQHCFHTGGYDSETWGLASPNEFEPVPRLCRLILTVYEDDLEHPQWAPPGGYGIEPRWVVHRKTYEHTGGHAPTYLLYVDHHHSDVVLAVRGMNMAKESDYAVLLDNSLGQRRFDGGYVHNGLLKAAEWLFDAECDVLRDLLERNPGYTLTFAGHSLGSGVVAMLALVAVHNRDRLGGVERKRVRCFAMAPARCMSLNLAVRYADVINSVILQDDFLPRTDTPLEDVFKSLVCLPCLLCGRCLIDTCIPESAMLRDPRRLYAPGRLYHIVERKPFRCGRYPPVVRTAVPVDGRFEHIVLSCNMISDHAIIWIEREAQRGLDLMLENERTMKPPETQRMDDEIAIERDHDEEQKAALRRAVALGVADVNVPSAYGTFSENLTPEADEASPVLPDSGLRRTVWDEWIARIFEKDESGKMIPRT, encoded by the exons ATGTCAATCGCATGCTGCTTGCCGGTTGTCGAGTGCGTCTACTGCCTGGCGTGCGCACGGTGGGCGTGCCAGCACTGCTTCCACACCGGAGGCTATGACAGCGAGACCTGGGGCCTTGCCTCGCCGAATGAGTTTGAGCCGGTGCCGCGGCTATGCCGATTGATTCTCACGGTGTATGAGGATGACCTTGAGCACCCGCAGTGGGCGCCTCCTGGGGGATATGGCATTGAGCCACGGTGGGTGGTGCACCGGAAGACATATGAGCACACTGGTGGACATGCCCCGACATACTTGTTGTATGTTGATCACCACCATTCGGATGTCGTGCTCGCTGTCCGTGGGATGAACATGGCGAAGGAGAGCGACTACGCCGTGCTGTTGGACAATTCGCTCGGCCAGAGGAGGTTCGACGGCGGCTATGTGCACAATGGGTTGCTCAAGGCTGCTGAGTGGTTGTTTGATGCTGAGTGTGATGTGCTAAGGGACCTTCTGGAGAGGAATCCTGGTTACACGCTCACTTTCGCAGGCCATTCTCTTGGTTCTGGTGTCGTGGCGATGCTTGCGCTGGTAGCTGTGCACAATAGAGACCGGCTGGGTGGTGTTGAGAGGAAGAGGGTACGGTGCTTTGCCATGGCACCTGCCAGGTGCATGTCACTCAATTTGGCAGTCCGTTATGCAGATGTCATTAACTCAGTTATTCTCCAG GATGATTTTCTGCCTCGCACAGACACTCCTTTGGAGGATGTATTCAAGTCACTTGTCTG CTTGCCATGCCTTTTATGTGGAAGGTGCCTTATAGACACGTGTATACCTGAAAGTGCGATGTTGAGAGATCCAAGACGTCTCTATGCACCAGGCCGCCTTTATCACATTGTTGAAAGGAAACCATTCAG ATGTGGAAGATATCCCCCTGTTGTAAGAACAGCTGTTCCGGTGGATGGCAGATTTGAGCACATTGTGCTATCTTGCAACATGATTTCTGATCATGCTATTATCTGGATCGAAAGAGAAGCTCAAAGGGGACTAGAT TTGATGCTGGAGAACGAGAGAACCATGAAGCCACCTGAGACGCAAAGAATGGACGATGAAATCGCCATCGAGAGGGATCATGATGAGGAGCAGAAGGCGGCATTGAGGCGTGCCGTTGCTCTAGGGGTCGCAGATGTTAATGTGCCATCAGCATATGGTACATTCAGTGAAAATCTGACTCCTGAGGCTGATGAGGCCTCTCCGGTATTGCCCGACAGTGGACTGCGAAGGACGGTCTGGGATGAGTGGATTGCAAGGATATTTGAGAAGGATGAATCTGGCAAAATGATTCCACGAACATGA
- the LOC4343234 gene encoding uncharacterized protein isoform X1 yields MSIACCLPVVECVYCLACARWACQHCFHTGGYDSETWGLASPNEFEPVPRLCRLILTVYEDDLEHPQWAPPGGYGIEPRWVVHRKTYEHTGGHAPTYLLYVDHHHSDVVLAVRGMNMAKESDYAVLLDNSLGQRRFDGGYVHNGLLKAAEWLFDAECDVLRDLLERNPGYTLTFAGHSLGSGVVAMLALVAVHNRDRLGGVERKRVRCFAMAPARCMSLNLAVRYADVINSVILQDDFLPRTDTPLEDVFKSLVCLPCLLCGRCLIDTCIPESAMLRDPRRLYAPGRLYHIVERKPFSCRCGRYPPVVRTAVPVDGRFEHIVLSCNMISDHAIIWIEREAQRGLDLMLENERTMKPPETQRMDDEIAIERDHDEEQKAALRRAVALGVADVNVPSAYGTFSENLTPEADEASPVLPDSGLRRTVWDEWIARIFEKDESGKMIPRT; encoded by the exons ATGTCAATCGCATGCTGCTTGCCGGTTGTCGAGTGCGTCTACTGCCTGGCGTGCGCACGGTGGGCGTGCCAGCACTGCTTCCACACCGGAGGCTATGACAGCGAGACCTGGGGCCTTGCCTCGCCGAATGAGTTTGAGCCGGTGCCGCGGCTATGCCGATTGATTCTCACGGTGTATGAGGATGACCTTGAGCACCCGCAGTGGGCGCCTCCTGGGGGATATGGCATTGAGCCACGGTGGGTGGTGCACCGGAAGACATATGAGCACACTGGTGGACATGCCCCGACATACTTGTTGTATGTTGATCACCACCATTCGGATGTCGTGCTCGCTGTCCGTGGGATGAACATGGCGAAGGAGAGCGACTACGCCGTGCTGTTGGACAATTCGCTCGGCCAGAGGAGGTTCGACGGCGGCTATGTGCACAATGGGTTGCTCAAGGCTGCTGAGTGGTTGTTTGATGCTGAGTGTGATGTGCTAAGGGACCTTCTGGAGAGGAATCCTGGTTACACGCTCACTTTCGCAGGCCATTCTCTTGGTTCTGGTGTCGTGGCGATGCTTGCGCTGGTAGCTGTGCACAATAGAGACCGGCTGGGTGGTGTTGAGAGGAAGAGGGTACGGTGCTTTGCCATGGCACCTGCCAGGTGCATGTCACTCAATTTGGCAGTCCGTTATGCAGATGTCATTAACTCAGTTATTCTCCAG GATGATTTTCTGCCTCGCACAGACACTCCTTTGGAGGATGTATTCAAGTCACTTGTCTG CTTGCCATGCCTTTTATGTGGAAGGTGCCTTATAGACACGTGTATACCTGAAAGTGCGATGTTGAGAGATCCAAGACGTCTCTATGCACCAGGCCGCCTTTATCACATTGTTGAAAGGAAACCATTCAG CTGCAGATGTGGAAGATATCCCCCTGTTGTAAGAACAGCTGTTCCGGTGGATGGCAGATTTGAGCACATTGTGCTATCTTGCAACATGATTTCTGATCATGCTATTATCTGGATCGAAAGAGAAGCTCAAAGGGGACTAGAT TTGATGCTGGAGAACGAGAGAACCATGAAGCCACCTGAGACGCAAAGAATGGACGATGAAATCGCCATCGAGAGGGATCATGATGAGGAGCAGAAGGCGGCATTGAGGCGTGCCGTTGCTCTAGGGGTCGCAGATGTTAATGTGCCATCAGCATATGGTACATTCAGTGAAAATCTGACTCCTGAGGCTGATGAGGCCTCTCCGGTATTGCCCGACAGTGGACTGCGAAGGACGGTCTGGGATGAGTGGATTGCAAGGATATTTGAGAAGGATGAATCTGGCAAAATGATTCCACGAACATGA
- the LOC4343235 gene encoding disease resistance protein RGA2 translates to MIATAALPPAARSAEALAAEVGGHAHAAADELRGLARRLDAVGAAAAGAEAREARDAGARAWLREILDALYELGDARDDFRRAADAAARPRRQQEEGRRSFLHWFTIPPNLYGMRYKTLKTSINSLNMKMDGILQKGSELGLLPIDQEILNERSEISLEVIPDDYIVGDIENEANKLIDILTDRKSAKTLVAIVGGSGTGKTTLAWKIHDDHRTRNAFGMIVWVSVFNDFDDIGLLSAIVTAAGGNPKEAKNRTQLELMLASMLKGKRFLLVLDDVRGHQIEENSLEAHWHVCGHGSRILITTRDENVATKLNASYIHQVKELSFQNCWSLLCCNACLDENLHGNTLRNIGIMIIQKCKKIPMAVKIIGAVLRRKEQTQESWQRVYEFEGWSFDDLRGDVQGLTGAIYLGYHDLPSHLKQCLLYLSLFPEGSTIRQQFVTQLWISEGLIDRQDDCSAEKIAEEYYEELISRNFLQLETGNRDITRCTMHDQIRSFLQFFVKDKICSGEVKPGTNGTSSEGLRHVWISGTSTTTNLEETVTSLKTVILYKNPLRNQGLDKLFKGLKYLHVLDLGGTEIRYIPRTLEFLVHLRLLNLSLTRITELPESISYLRNLQFLGLRYCNWLHTLPKGIGNLHRLQTLDLRGTSLHQVLPSLVNLKQLSTLHGFTVNRTPIPEDDPSGWPLENLKDLNALRSLQILKMEKVSDFSRVKEAMLEMKSQLKDLEICCSNDDRLAEAREDDSRTLKQIFDSLSPPQCLKSLKIVSYYARHFPNWLPCLTNLQRLVLSDCKFCEHMPDLSKLNQLKFLTITGCSKLLTVEQESTGVTQAFPKLEQLHLKDMPKLVSWIGFASGDMPSLVKFCLESCPKLKCLPEGLKYSRVLRSVQIRHADSLEVIQDLPVLKELNVQACNELKIVSNLPLLEVLTIRRCPRLDDVSGVHYLSHVCITDKELRKLPDWLSIHAPVLQTFNIVGVSELLDRLLPNGEDWEIIRQIDKVYANLLDESPFFTYTKSSGDFHVDQRIGEINKPPVVLGHGTAVGGLSIPDHSVEISSQIGVSRVPMNRISTLRWVVRSYLVPYLIMVMVVMQFLSYYLHNRSTREIWLVQTLFIFFATVFLLLLVFLD, encoded by the exons atgatcgccacggcggcgctgccgcccgccgcgcgctcggcggaggcgctcgccgcggaggtcggcggccacgcccacgcggcggcggacgagctgCGGGGGCTCGCGCGGAGGCTCGACGCCGTgggggcggccgcggcgggggccGAGGCGAGGGAGGCCCGCGACGCCGGCGCCAGGGCGTGGCTGCGGGAGATTCTCGACGCGCTGTACGAGCTCGGGGACGCCCGCGACGacttccgccgcgccgcggacgccgccgccaggCCCAGGAGGCAGCAGGAGGAGGGACGGAGATCG TTTCTCCACTGGTTTACGATACCACCAAACCTTTATGGGATGCGATACAAGACTTTAAAAACCAGTATCAACAGTCTGAATATGAAAATGGATGGCATTTTACAGAAGGGCTCTGAATTAGGTCTTCTACCAATCGATCAGGAGATCCTGAATGAAAGGTCTGAAATCTCTTTGGAAGTGATACCTGATGATTACATTGTGGGTGACATTGAAAATGAAGCAAACAAATTGATTGATATATTGACAGACAGGAAAAGTGCGAAGACACTTGTTGCCATAGTTGGTGGTAGTGGAACAGGCAAAACTACACTGGCATGGAAGATACATGATGATCATCGCACAAGAAATGCTTTTGGTATGATCGTGTGGGTTAGTGTTTTCAATGACTTTGATGATATTGGATTGTTGTCTGCAATTGTAACTGCTGCTGGCGGAAATCCTAAAGAAGCAAAAAACAGGACGCAGCTTGAGTTAATGCTGGCTTCCATGCTTAAAGGAAAGAGATTCTTGCTGGTGCTTGATGATGTGCGGGGTCATCAAATTGAAGAAAATTCCCTAGAAGCTCATTGGCATGTTTGTGGTCATGGAAGTAGAATTTTGATCACTACTCGAGATGAGAATGTTGCAACAAAACTAAATGCTTCTTACATCCACCAGGTAAAGGAATTGAGTTTTCAGAACTGTTGGTCCCTGCTTTGCTGTAATGCATGCCTTGATGAGAACCTTCATGGAAACACTTTAAGGAATATAGGGATAATGATTATCCAAAAGTGTAAGAAGATTCCAATGGCTGTTAAGATTATCGGCGCTGTTCTAAGAAGAAAGGAGCAAACCCAAGAATCCTGGCAGAGAGTTTATGAGTTTGAAGGATGGTCTTTTGATGACCTTCGGGGTGATGTTCAAGGCTTAACTGGGGCCATATATTTGGGCTACCATGATTTGCCGTCTCATCTGAAACAATGTCTTCTTTATTTATCACTCTTTCCTGAAGGCTCTACCATCAGGCAGCAGTTTGTTACTCAACTGTGGATTTCAGAAGGTTTGATTGATCGACAAGATGACTGTAGTGCTGAAAAGATCGCAGAGGAGTATTATGAGGAGTTGATATCAAGAAATTTTCTGCAGCTGGAGACTGGAAATCGCGATATAACTAGGTGCACAATGCATGATCAAATTAGATCCTTTTTGCAGTTCTTTGTTAAAGATAAAATTTGCTCTGGTGAAGTGAAACCTGGCACCAATGGAACTTCTAGTGAAGGACTGAGACATGTGTGGATTAGCGGCACCAGTACAACAACTAACCTCGAAGAAACTGTGACCAGCTTGAAGACAGTTATTCTCTACAAGAACCCATTGAGAAATCAAGGGTTAGACAAGCTATTTAAGGGGCTCAAATATTTGCATGTGCTGGACCTTGGTGGTACTGAAATTAGGTACATCCCAAGGACACTGGAATTTCTTGTTCACCTTAGGCTCCTAAATCTTTCATTAACCCGAATTACAGAACTTCCAGAGTCCATTAGTTATCTCAGAAATCTACAATTCTTGGGTCTCCGGTACTGCAATTGGCTACACACCCTTCCGAAGGGAATTGGCAACTTGCATAGATTACAAACTCTCGATCTTCGAGGGACTAGTTTGCATCAAGTCCTGCCAAGTTTGGTAAATCTGAAGCAGCTCTCTACGCTGCACGGTTTCACAGTAAATCGAACACCCATACCTGAGGATGATCCGAGTGGGTGGCCTCTTGAAAACCTAAAAGATTTGAATGCATTGAGAAGCCTGCAGATACTGAAGATGGAAAAAGTATCAGACTTTTCAAGGGTGAAAGAAGCAATGCTAGAGATGAAATCTCAACTTAAGGACCTTGAAATATGTTGTAGCAATGATGATAGACTGGCTGAAGCACGAGAGGATGATTCTAGGACGCTGAAACAGATATTTGATTCACTTTCTCCTCCACAGTGTCTGAAATCTCTCAAAATAGTGAGCTATTATGCAAGACACTTTCCCAATTGGCTTCCTTGCCTCACAAATCTCCAGCGGCTTGTTCTTAGTGATTGCAAATTCTGTGAGCATATGCCTGACCTGTCCAAGCTAAATCAACTGAAGTTCCTTACCATAACTGGATGCTCTAAGTTGCTTACAGTGGAGCAAGAGTCCACAGGTGTCACACAGGCATTTCCCAAGTTGGAGCAGTTGCACCTCAAAGATATGCCAAAGCTAGTATCATGGATAGGATTTGCATCTGGTGATATGCCCTCCCTTGTGAAATTTTGTCTCGAAAGTTGTCCCAAGTTGAAGTGTCTCCCAGAAGGCCTCAAGTACTCCAGAGTCCTAAGAAGTGTGCAAATACGACATGCTGATAGCCTTGAGGTCATTCAGGACTTACCTGTGCTAAAAGAATTGAATGTCCAAGCCTGCAATGAGCTCAAGATAGTCTCAAACCTTCCATTACTCGAAGTGTTAACAATCCGCAGATGCCCTAGATTGGATGATGTCAGTGGTGTTCACTATCTAAGTCATGTCTGCATCACAGATAAAGAACTGAGGAAATTACCAGATTGGTTGTCAATACATGCACCAGTGCTTCAGACATTCAATATAGTCGGCGTATCAGAATTGCTTGATAGATTACTTCCCAATGGTGAAGACTGGGAAATCATTCGTCAAATTGACAAAGTTTATGCTAACTTACTTGATGAATCACCATTCTTCACTTACACAAAGAGCTCTGGTGATTTCCATGTCGATCAAAGAATTGGAGAAATAAACAAACCACCTGTTGTGTTAGGACATGGAACTGCAGTCGGAGGCTTGAGCATTCCTGATCACTCTGTTGAGATAAGCTCTCAAATTGGTGTGTCTAGAGTACCTATGAACCGAATATCCACACTGAGGTGGGTCGTAAGGAGTTACCTTGTTCCGTACCTTATCATGGTTATGGTTGTTATGCAATTTCTTTCGTATTATCTACACAACAGGTCAACTAGGGAGATCTGGCTGGTTCAGACCCTTTTCATCTTCTTCGCGACAGTGTTTTTGCTTCTGCTTGTATTTCTGGACTGA
- the LOC4343236 gene encoding putative disease resistance protein RGA3, producing the protein METILAGYTKDVVRSLGELAANEIAKVLCVKNEINKLKRKLETMSAIIRDAEQTVVQYETTRDWLKQLRGIAYEAENIIDRCRIEQERLQMFQPQECNPSSLFKCCRDVAVDYIIANDIHELNQELESIRSESTLLHLNPVAEDQIRLDLDVAPHLEPDIVGREVENDSDNLIQLLTRDYNTTCPLFAIIGTIGVGKTTLARKVYHKAAAMFETRLWVHVSKDLRHLTMWSDGMFSKAEIAEQQALLLSYLQDKRFLLVIDDVWGENVWDGRLEIQAQHGAPGSRVLVTTRDERVARRMGAIHLHRVKMLNEDDGWWLLRTRAFLDEGAGNMQDMGRRIVQKCNGLPMAIRRIGCHLRDVDHKEDEWGRVYSSDFCGISARIRSTINMSYLELPYYLKRCFLYCALYPEGSVIERQCITQQWIAEGFIVTQTNSTQRHSATVEEEAERCYDELLGRGLLLPENEACDVVGSKMPHLFRSFALLQSQDENFTGNPQDIGDVFKPCRLSVTNGGVESIRNGLKKLRNLRTLLLSGGTLNDRALSDIFLKFTHLRVLDLGNTQIDCVTASLGRMAHLRYLSFANTQIREIPGSIENLRMLRFLILRNCIRLNSLPESVGRLKNLRSLDMSGAGLNIVSFKFSQMRELNCLQGFLVSPSGTQNKCGWPFQELSSLSKLTSLQMLRIERELNAEGAKQSALREKRHLKELELCCSIDEQTTQIGRAENIKDVFEELAPAPSVVSIKMANYYGHEFPSWLSFPGLSELQRLTIDGCSHCSQLPSLGQMSNLKYLAIIDSNLSATIGPELRGKPDNGVAFPKLEQLLISEMSNLKSWSGIEEGDMPSLVDFRLERCPKLDSLPRWLEHCTALRSLRIDHADSLKTIENLPSLRELEVHRNKKLKRILNLESLEDLKVVHCLVLKVVHGVPSLRAVHSDDRNSTELPQWLQPQQPFVLKRLDIIGTEELLDKCSSASSTYWSAIQHADHVFAYLPDDTFYFSYTKSNSNFHRSARSLARSLYSSQSFVMPSITPSNDVIVPEENIRRNKRIEIGRSRSQSWVRTELFAVLLFVAAHLFFLSTTHASSH; encoded by the exons ATGGAGACAATTCTAGCTGGTTACACCAAGGATGTTGTCAGGTCACTTGGTGAGTTAGCTGCTAACGAGATCGCCAAAGTGCTCTGCGTCAAAAATGAAATCAACAAGCTTAAGAGGAAGCTTGAGACCATGTCGGCTATCATCAGGGATGCTGAGCAGACAGTTGTGCAGTATGAAACCACAAGGGATTGGTTGAAGCAGTTGAGAGGAATAGCTTATGAGGCAGAAAACATAATTGACCGCTGCAGGATTGAACAAGAGAGGCTCCAAATGTTCCAACCACAG GAGTGCAATCCTTCATCGCTTTTTAAGTGCTGCAGAGATGTCGCTGTTGACTACATTATAGCAAATGATATACATGAACTAAATCAGGAACTGGAGAGCATTAGATCAGAGAGTACACTGCTCCATCTGAATCCAGTGGCAGAAGATCAAATCAGATTAGATCTTGATGTTGCTCCACATCTTGAGCCTGATATCGTAGGCAGAGAGGTTGAGAATGACTCCGATAATCTCATACAGCTGCTAACCAGAGACTATAATACTACTTGTCCTTTGTTTGCTATCATAGGAACTATTGGAGTAGGCAAGACTACCCTTGCTCGTAAAGTATACCATAAGGCAGCAGCCATGTTTGAGACCAGGCTATGGGTACACGTCTCCAAAGATTTGCGGCACTTAACAATGTGGTCTGATGGGATGTTCAGTAAAGCAGAAATTGCAGAACAACAAGCACTGTTGCTATCATATTTACAAGATAAGAGGTTCCTGCTGGTCATTGATGATGTATGGGGAGAGAATGTTTGGGATGGGCGGCTAGAGATACAAGCCCAACATGGCGCCCCTGGCAGTAGAGTCCTTGTGACAACCCGGGATGAGCGTGTTGCTAGGAGGATGGGGGCTATCCATCTTCACCGTGTGAAGATGCTGAATGAGGATGATGGTTGGTGGTTGCTTCGTACAAGGGCCTTTCTTGATGAGGGTGCTGGCAACATGCAGGACATGGGAAGACGAATCGTGCAAAAGTGCAATGGCCTTCCAATGGCAATAAGGAGGATTGGATGCCATCTACGGGATGTGGATCATAAGGAGGATGAATGGGGAAGAGTCTACTCGAGCGATTTCTGTGGCATTTCTGCAAGGATACGGAGCACTATTAACATGAGCTACCTGGAACTGCCATATTACCTTAAGAGGTGTTTTCTGTACTGTGCGTTGTACCCAGAGGGATCTGTTATCGAGCGGCAGTGCATCACCCAGCAGTGGATCGCGGAGGGATTCATTGTGACCCAGACAAACTCAACACAGAGGCACTCTGCAACAGTTGAAGAAGAAGCTGAAAGATGTTATGATGAATTGTTAGGAAGAGGCCTTCTTCTCCCAGAGAATGAAGCTTGCGATGTGGTGGGATCAAAGATGCCTCATCTTTTCAGATCATTTGCACTCCTTCAGTCACAAGATGAAAACTTTACTGGCAACCCTCAAGATATAGGTGATGTTTTCAAACCATGCCGTTTGTCTGTTACAAATGGAGGTGTAGAATCCATTAGAAATGGTCTTAAAAAGCTCAGGAACTTGAGGACACTTCTCCTATCTGGGGGTACGCTAAATGATAGGGCCTTGAGTGATATTTTCCTAAAGTTCACACACTTAAGAGTTCTAGACCTTGGAAATACACAGATCGACTGTGTTACTGCGAGTTTGGGACGGATGGCACACCTTAGATATCTTAGTTTTGCCAACACTCAAATTAGAGAAATTCCTGGTAGTATTGAGAATCTGAGGATGTTGCGCTTCTTAATCCTCAGGAACTGCATTCGTCTTAATTCTCTCCCAGAATCTGTTGGCCGGCTAAAAAACTTGAGAAGCCTTGACATGTCAGGTGCTGGACTAAATATTGTTTCATTTAAATTCTCCCAGATGAGAGAACTCAACTGCCTACAAGGTTTCCTTGTAAGCCCAAGTGGTACACAAAATAAATGTGGCTGGCCTTTTCAGGAGCTGAGTTCCTTATCTAAGCTGACAAGCCTCCAGATGTTACGGATAGAGAGGGAATTAAATGCGGAAGGTGCAAAACAATCGGCATTGCGAGAAAAGCGTCACCTCAAAGAGCTTGAGTTATGCTGCAGCATTGATGAGCAAACAACACAGATAGGTAGAGCCGAGAatattaaagatgtttttgaaGAACTGGCGCCAGCACCTTCTGTTGTGTCTATCAAGATGGCAAATTATTATGGACATGAATTTCCATCTTGGCTATCCTTTCCCGGTCTATCAGAGTTGCAGAGGCTAACCATTGATGGTTGTTCACATTGCTCGCAGCTGCCATCTCTGGGCCAGATGAGTAATCTAAAAtaccttgcaataatcgattCTAATTTGTCAGCTACCATTGGCCCTGAACTTCGCGGAAAACCAGATAATGGAGTGGCATTTCCCAAGCTGGAACAGTTGCTCATCAGCGAGATGAGCAACTTGAAGTCATGGTCAGGTATCGAAGAAGGAGATATGCCTTCACTAGTGGATTTCAGGCTTGAAAGATGCCCCAAGCTGGATTCACTTCCTCGCTGGCTTGAGCATTGTACTGCACTGAGAAGCTTGCGCATAGATCATGCTGACAGCCTCAAAACAATTGAGAATCTGCCTTCACTTAGAGAACTTGAAGTTCACAGGAACAAAAAACTGAAGAGGATCTTAAATCTCGAAAGTCTTGAAGATTTGAAAGTTGTGCATTGCTTGGTTTTGAAAGTGGTACATGGTGTCCCTTCATTACGCGCTGTGCATTCAGATGACAGAAATTCAACTGAGTTGCCACAATGGTTGCAGCCACAACAGCCATTCGTTCTCAAGAGATTGGATATAATTGGGACTGAAGAGCTACTAGATAAATGCTCCTCTGCCAGTAGCACATATTGGTCCGCCATTCAACATGCCGATCATGTCTTTGCCTATCTGCCAGACGATACTTTCTACTTCTCTTACACCAAAAGTAACAGCAACTTCCATAGAAGCGCAAGGTCCCTTGCACGATCTTTATACAGTTCACAGAGCTTCGTTATGCCTTCTATTACGCCGAGCAATGATGTTATTGTACCAGAAGAAAATATAAGGAGAAACAAGCGAATAGAAATAGGCCGATCCAGGAGTCAGTCATGGGTGAGGACTGAACTTTTCGCAGTTCTTCTGTTTGTTGCTGCCCACTTGTTTTTCTTGTCAACCACGCATGCTTCTTCACATTGA
- the LOC4343233 gene encoding rop guanine nucleotide exchange factor 3, with product MSGGSGFPGFHKHGYDRDYARPLFRVSSFSDNGGGEEQEHYTPSPPRGRSMSRTTSTAPRLSPSVSKLSMKKLQQVVNEKSLEDEEMELMKEKYTKLLLGEDMSGSGKGVCTAVAISNAITNLYATVFGTCHRLQPLPPEKKAMWNREMDCLLSICEYIVEFSPKVQAMPDGSTHDVMATSPRSDILMNLPALEKLETMLLEILDSFEKTDFWYIDQRKQSFSDSMKFQRSEDKWWLPEPCVPESGLSDRMHRELQQKRDQASQIHKMAMEINSGILSEMQVPLSYIETLPKSGKVGVGDAIYRYMSAGDQFSPDHLLNFLNLSSEHEALEIADRVEAAMYVWRRKASMTHVVSKWENVTELNADGDKNLILASRARSLLLCLKQRFPGLSQTTLDTSKIQYNKDIGQAILESYSRVLESLAYNIVSWIDDVLIADGNARKGHNIRMQKQEFSKLSPQQY from the exons ATGAGTGGAGGTTCAGGCTTCCCTGGCTTCCACAAACACGGCTACGATCGCGACTACGCGCGACCGCTGTTCCGTGTGTCGTCGTTCTCCgacaatggcggtggcgaggagcaggagcactatacgccatcgccgccacgaGGGAGAAGCATGAGCCGCACGACGTCCACGGCACCACGCCTCTCGCCATCGGTGAGCAAGCTCAGCATGAAGAAGCTGCAGCAAGTTGTGAACGAGAAGTCCCTGGAGGATGAAG AGATGGAGCTGATGAAGGAGAAGTACACCAAGCTGCTTCTTGGAGAGGACATGTCTGGGAGTGGGAAGGGTGTCTGCACGGCTGTGGCCATCTCCAATGCCATCACCAATCTATATG CAACTGTGTTTGGAACCTGCCACAGGTTGCAGCCACTGCCTCCTGAGAAGAAGGCGATGTGGAACAGGGAGATGGACTGCCTCCTCTCCATCTGCGAATACATTGTTGAATTCTCACCAAAAGTCCAGGCCATGCCAGATGGAAGCACTCATGAT GTGATGGCAACCTCACCAAGATCAGACATACTAATGAACCTTCCAGCACTTGAAAAACTGGAAACTATGCTCCTG GAAATATTGGATAGCTTTGAGAAGACAGATTTCTGGTACATAGATCAGAGAAAGCAGTCCTTCAGTGACAGCATGAAGTTTCAGCGCAGCGAGGACAAGTGGTGGCTCCCTGAACCATGTGTCCCAGAGTCAGGCCTGTCTGATCGGATGCACCGTGAGCTGCAACAAAAGAGGGACCAAGCAAGCCAAATCCACAAGATGGCCATGGAGATCAACAGCGGCATCCTCTCTGAAATGCAGGTTCCACTGTCATACATAGAAACACTGCCAAAG AGTGGGAAGGTTGGCGTGGGTGATGCCATATACCGGTACATGTCTGCAGGGGATCAGTTCTCACCAGACCACCTCCTCAACTTCCTCAACTTGAGCTCAGAACATGAGGCACTTGAGATTGCAGACCGTGTTGAGGCTGCGATGTACGTATGGCGGAGAAAAGCAAGCATGACCCATGTGGTGTCAAAATGGGAAAATGTTACTGAGCTGAATGCTGATGGGGACAAGAATCTGATCCTTGCAAGTAGGGCTAGGAGTTTGTTGTTGTGCTTGAAGCAGAGGTTTCCAGGCTTGTCACAGACTACCCTGGACACAAGCAAGATTCAGTACAACAAG gacattggGCAGGCAATACTTGAAAGCTACTCGAGGGTGCTGGAAAGTTTAGCCTACAATATTGTCTCATGGATAGATGATGTTCTCATTGCAGATGGGAATGCCAGGAAAGGGCATAACATCAGAATGCAGAAGCAGGAGTTCAGcaagctttctcctcaacagtACTGA